Below is a window of Cydia splendana chromosome 3, ilCydSple1.2, whole genome shotgun sequence DNA.
CTAATCAAAAACCaaattactttcaaaagaaaaagCGAAAACGAAGTGAGGCGGTATTCGCTGAGGCAGCTCGTGTTTAATGAAATACGTCAGGGGATATTTAACCGTTTAAGAGGAGAATTGTGCCTGAGTCTGGTTTGGATAAGATTCTTTGTAATTGAAATAGGTCTTCTCTTAAAAGTAATTACTTATGTAGACGCAGTATTGTTTTCATTAAACGAAGGATTAAGATAGATAACAAATAAATCATAATTCCTACAATACAAGCCTTTTAGCTTAGTGTGGGGCTAGGTTGATGTGTGTAAGATTgtacaattatatttatttatttataattgcgGTTGATATTATTGTTAAGAACCGCACCACACTTGCACGTTACGGGGTCATGTCACCAGAATTGCGGGTAACATTTATCACCGACATGGAATAAAAAACACATTACAAAATGTCGAGTCTCCCAGCTTGTGCCATTGATTGCACAACATTGTCACTTGAAAAATGCTTTCTTTTAAAATAAGCGTCTTGGAATAAAAGCATCATGAATATGCTCGAGAATGTAAAagaggttttttttaaataggtacctatgttaatATTTCTAAATTTACACGAATTgtctaggggctgtccataaattacgtcatcgatttttgacgatttttgaccccccccccccctaataatcatccaaaaatcatgcttcaaatgaccccatttcctcctacttcatgctaccgtcatccgatgtccagacccccccccccccctgatttgaaatgacgtaatttatgaatagccccctatcCACAAACACATATAAAATTACATAGATATTGTAATATTCGAAGCTTCGTATTCCGGTCATTAGCTTGGACATgtaatgtataaaaaataaaatatttaaaataaagtggAGCAAATGGAATTGTTGTGTAAAAGAAATGATAATTTTAAAtggtttaaataattaatgaaaAAGTGCCTCGGCTAAGATTTGCAGTAAAACATTGGACTATTGGAGTACAAAGGTCCTCTTGTTGCCTTATCCTGGTTAATGGGAGCCTAGTAGGGGATATTGGAAAAGATAAAGCCAGATATACAGCATGAAATTTAATTATACACACTAGATAAGTACAtgcccaagtaacacaaaagtagctgaatattgtttgattaatagagcatgccgtactgaatgctgaataaggtagctgtatatcttctgtataagcgctaatacagacgttatatagaaggtttgggcgcaaagtgggcatgcccacgccgcttaaaactgaataacagtagtgtaatagctgtataagtgtgtgcccacacattggatcgctgaataacacttgtatagaggctgtcaaaagcttctataccgcttttaaaccaaagttatccagctttgtatagaatgactcagttagtcacacgttatgaagcgtttggttcaaaagtgcattgttacagaaaatatattcatctatttgtgtatgatttgtcttccattttaatttgtgaaatcGTGTCGAAgtgtagtttctgaagtgaatacaaaataaggaggacattacccatatattgatttgatgtttacataacatcaatttcattgcgcatgcgactttactgtaaatatatatatatacattttatttaaaattttaaagcgccgcgtaaataatgcactgtttagaaagtaaatatagaaaatttagtactccacttttaaatttgtaatttttttgccgtgtttagatgttttagtgatagaaaatgtactttaacaagttatgctacgataaaactagttttataaatgaatataaatgggtttgtcagttcattttaaattcctatttaattgtagaggttagaatatgagcaaccgtaatggcgtccgactgtgctgaatataagctgctgccacagctattatgtgctaaatttctgaataggcattcacattattcgcgttactaagctacatgttagataataatggttttagaacaacaagttttgaataacatcagtataatagtaattgttttctcaatcttaaagcctattagggttctatacacaaatggtaaaaaccacatagatcctcactagtttgatgagaaacattataggtatgtaacacgggcaatattcaatcctacttcctactaatattataaacgcgatataatatttaagttatatgataaatctgggggcacggcagattacacagttattttttccgttatcagttccgacaaatatgtagtaggtaaaggtacacgaaaagatgtacgacgtgagtacgaagatgtatatagtatgagtatggtatggttacgagtatggtatgaatatgaatatggtataggtgcgaaggtgcgggtatattagtagcgggtatcacgggtatgagtacaagtatagtttggtatgggcagtattgtttaggtatgagtacgagtatagtgtgggatgggtatgagtagacccacttgaaacctaaaaacagtccgttcaatatcgacaggagaaccgatttcgctatattttaatagggggggattattttatttttcacatacccagtccagtctacaagtttttaatgcaacaatatcaataactagcatttgacaccttgtttgccaactagcaacaaccttaaatggccattggtaaaccttatctcgttgcagtaaggttgGCAAATGGTCCGTTAAAAGTGTTTACGATGGAAGCTAGTAATTGTTTACGTAAAATAACCAGCCAGCGGAGCCAGACGCAAGGCTGCCTCTGCCATCAACATACGAAACCCTTGCAAAATAGGGACGTGGAACGTTAGATCGCTTCTTAAACCAGGACGTCTGGAAGAACTCCTCCATACAATAGATAATAACCAGATAGACATTCTAGGAATTTGCGAACACAGATGGGAAGGTGACGGTGACTACTGGTATGATGACTACAGAATCATTTTTAGCGGAGACAAAAAAGGAAAAACGGAGTCGCTATAATACTGAACAAAGATATAGGAGGGAAAGTAATAAACACACTTCAAATTAGCGATAGGTTACTGATGGTGGTATTAGATACAAAACCAACAACTGTACTAATACAAGTATATATGCCTACTTCAGCACACAAAGAGGAGGAAATCGAGGATATGTACGAACAACTAGACGAACTCCTACGGTCGGTAAAATCCGAACATAACCTGTATATTTTGGGCGACTTTAACGCAGTAGTGGGAGATATAAAAGATGGAGACGTTACGGGAAAATGGGGCTTGGGAAATAGGAACGAAAGAGGAGAGAGGCTTATTAACTTCTGTAAACAATATGATCTGTATATAACCAACACCATGTTCGAAATGCCAAAACGGAGAAGATATACGTGGAAAATGCCCGGAGACATAGCGAGATTTCAAATAGACTACATTATAGCTAGAACAAACAGCAAAAAACACATACGCTCCAGCCACGCGTATCCAGGCCCAAACATCGATAGCGACCACAACCTAGTATTAGCCAAATGCGAAATTGAATGGCCCAAAAACCACAAGAATAAGACCAAAAAGCTAATCAACATAAATTTAGAAAGGCTAAAAAACCTAGAGTACAGAAAAGAATATAAAGAAACAACAGATCGGATATTACAAGAATGGCCGACACCAGAAGGGACCTTGGAAGGTCAATGGAAAACTATTACCAAAACTATAGAGAAGGCCTCATCCGCTGTACTTGGAAAGACTAAAAGGGCACCCAGGAAAAATTGGATCACTCAGGAAATTCTGGATTTAATACTACTACGAAATAAATATAGAGACACTCCAACGGAGGAAGGTCAAAATCTGTATAGGAAGTATAAAAACAGAATCCAAACCCTATGTGTCCAGCAGAAAGAAAAGTGGTTAGACGCACAGTGTAGTAAAATAGATTTCTGTATGCAGAGAGGTTTTCTGGAAAGACGTTACAATTTGGTAAAAACATTGCAAGGAAAGAAGAAAACAAAGAGCAAGGTCATAAGCAACAAAGAAGGCAAACTGCTATACGATAAAGAAGATGTAGTCGGCAGGTGGGTTGAATACATAGAGGAACTATACGAAGGAACAAATCTTAACGGAGACATATTGGAGGAAGAAGAAAAAGTCCCGGATGACTCCAAAGGCCCGAACATACTCTGGAGAGAATTCGACAGTGCACTGGAAGCATTAGCAGATAAGAAAGCACCAGGAAAAGACAATGTGCCAGCAGAACTATTAAAATGTTGCGGCCCTGAAGCTAAAAACTACCTTTACAACCTAATATCAACCATTTATGACACAGGGCAGGTACCAGAGGAATTCTCGACGATCAAAACAATTACCATTCCTAAAAAAGGTAACGCAGTGGAATGTGGAAACGACCGAACGATCAGTCTGCTGTCACATACTTCAAAAATTCTCCTAAAAATCATACAGAACAGACTTAGACCCTAAAGTAGAAGAAAACCTTAGCGACGATCAGTTTGGGTTCAGGAAAAACATAGGAACTCGGGAAGCCATACTGGCTTTACGCAATATTATCGAAAGACGCCTTGACCTTAACAAAAGcacgtacagtcaccagcatAAATATATTACTATGGGCAGccgtgcaaaaatatctgatccTCTATTTGGGGCATAAGTATATGACGACACTACGTCGGTAAAAATATGTGATGATTTGTGGTCGGCAAAAACATTGTTACTCTGTATCCGCATAAATATCTGATCGGGtcgcttaaaaatatttgattactcataaaaattaaaattatgtgattacATTCACCTGGCATAAATATCTGATACACTATGAAAGCAATATCTACATCTGATGGCAGATGGACCGCCTATATATCTGACACGTTGGAAAAgcaaaaatatgttattgtTGTTATCAACCTGCAAAAATGAACCATACCCGTTTGATATAGAGCCGTAAATTGTATGAAGTTATTTGACAATTCACGAAAACAGTGCAGACTTGTCATTGCATATGtctgtctcacattttattttatcatcaatTTGACGGAATAAAATGGTTTGTAGCATTGAAATAAAAGCTTTGTTGCATACAAGATTATGATCGTGTCATTCACAGACGCGCAAATTTGTCAAATGTAACTTTTAATGCCGTGACAATATGAACCAAGGAACGCGTCTTCTGACTGAATGACATGATCTATATGGTATGTAAGCCAACTTTAAATATTTTCCCTCTACGTTTCGAGCTAGGGAAAATAACCATTTGTTAATCGCTTTATTGCCGCTCGTAGGACAGCTGCCGCACAACTGCATTCAATAAAACACGGCagatatttatcaattttattttcactttcttaccaataaaaaacttaaaataaattgtctTGAACTTAAACTCCTATCCTCTGCTTTAATAGAATACGTGAAATGAACTCTAATATCTAGTATGCCCACCCTCGGCATTGATAACATCAGTCAGCCTGTCTCGCATGGACATAACCATGGTGTAGCAATGATTCAAGCCCCGCAGAGATTCCCATATGTCAAAACAGTGCCGAGTTAAAGTTGCCTTCGTTCTGGCTTGTGTGGGTCCCAGTGCTGTGTCATTATGGCCCACAAGTTTTCAATGACATTTAGATCTGGACTTTTAGGTGGGAAGTCTAACAACGCAATTTTCTCTTGTTCGTTAATCCAATGGCGAACAATACGGCTGTTGTGAAAAGAACAGTTGTCCTGGATCACGTATACAGGATTGACGTTTGGATAAGTAATATGCAACGAGGGCAATAGCACATCGTTGAGGATTTCAGTATAATCTCGGCTGTTTAATCGACCAGTTACTTGGCACAGTTCTCCCGGCCCTGCAGACGACATCCATCCCCAAACTCCGCATGAAATACGACCCGATCTTCTATTTTCCATTACGTTTAATTCGTCATAACGGGTATTATTCAATCTCCACAATGGCACTCGACCATCCATGCTTGACTGAAACACTTTTTCATCTACAAACGCGACGTTTCTAAAATCAAAGTTTAAATATTGATTCGCAAAATCGAGTCGGAGGTCCTTATGTCTTCTTTGCAGCACGGGTTTTCGTGCAGGGACTCGATTTCTTAAGCCAGCCGCTTTCAATCTTCGACGAACTCTATCGCGGGATATACCATAGTCATTTGCGACTTCGAGCGTTGAAGTTATAGGATTTTCTTGATATAAGCGAACAATATTTTGATCTTGAATGGCTGTTGTTTTACGGGGACGACCTATCTTTTATGATGGTCGACATTGCCTTGCTGATTCCCATCGCGTAATCCATAACTTAACGGTATTtctctaaaaaaaaacaaatattaagAATATATTATTAAGTAATAACACTATTCATGAAGTCggaattaagtaattaaatataaaataacttacaGAAACTCCTAACACATCCATTATTTCATGAATGGGTTTATTTTCCTCGTGCATGGAAACAATTCTATGTTTCAAATGGTCGTCGACTCGATAAGTCGCCATGATATTTATTTCTGTGCCTAACTGTTGTGATTATCCCCAAGGAGTAAATTAATAGGCAACTATCCctacgaaataataataaagtcgaTTTTATGTAATGTGACATATTCAAGTTgacttatttattattctttttaATGCCATATAAGAAGGAAGcttattatatacttactataCTCTTTGGGTTTATTACACATCTCCTATCAAGTCTTCTGATACATGATTTTTAAATAAGTCACAATTTAACtgtgcaaataaaaaaatgtgagacagACATATGCAATGACAAGTCTGCACTGTTTTCGTGGATTGTCAAATAACTTCATACAATTTACGGCTCTATATCAAACGGGTATGGTTCATTTTTGCAGGTTGATAACAacaataacatatttttgcTTTTCCAACGTGTCAGATATATAGGCGGTCCATCTGCCATCAGATGTAGATATTGCTTTCATAGTGTATCAGATATTTATGCCAGGTGAGAgtaatcacataattttaatttttatgagtaatcaaatatttttaagcgaCCCGATCAGATATTTATGCGGATACAGAGTAACAATGTTTTTGCCGGCCACAAATCATCACATATTTTTACCGAGGTAGTGTCGTCATATACTTATGCCTCAAATGGAggatcagatatttttgcacggCTACCCATAGTAATATATTtatgctggtgactgtacatcagCTTCGTAGATTTAGAGAAGGCTTTCGACAATGTTGAATGGAACCAACTCTTTGACCTCCTGAAACGCAAACACATAGATTGGAAGGACAGGAGAATAATTGTAGAACTGTATAAGAACCAACTGACAGAAGTAACAATAGATGATGTAACTAAAACTGCAAATATAAAGAGGGGAGTAAGACAAGGATGCAGTCTATCGCCATTGCTGTTCAACCTATATATAGAGGAAGCTATGCATGAAATCAAAGAGTGCACTAAAGGAATAAGTTTCGATGGAACAACTATGCACTGGATCAGATTTGCCGATGACATTGCTCTCATGGCAGACACAGAAGAGACGCTCCAagtaaatatacaaaaaatggaCGAAATTTTCCGAAAGTATAACCTTAAAATAAACGTTAAGAAAACAAAGGTTCTGGTGACAAGCAAAACCAATTCTCCCAGAGTAAACATCGCTCTCAACTCGGAAAGACTACAACAAGTAAACACATTTACCTATCTGGGAAGCATCATCGAAGAAAGAGGCAGAAGCGAGAAAGAAATAAGAACTAGGATAGCAATGGCAAAGAAAGCTTTTACTTCAAATAGACATATTTACAACAGCAAAATCCACATAAACATAAGGAAAAActtaatcaaaacctatatttGGAGCACCGCCCTCTACGGATGTGAAAGTTGGAACATCACAACACAAGACCGCCGTCGTCTAGAAGCattcgaaatgtggtgttggcgaaggATGCTCAAAATCAGCTGGACAGAAAAGCGCACCAACCTTGAAGTTCTAGAGAAGGCAAAAGTGAAGAGACAAATAATGCACGTCATTGAAAAACGTAGAGCCAAATGTATAGGTCACATACTCCGACAcgaagggttaaacaaaatcatACTGGAGGGCAGAATTGAGGAAAaaagaggaagaggaagacccAGAATATCATACATGACACAGATAAAAGAATGGTGCTGTAGCCACTCATATCAGGAAGTAAAAACGAAAGCCCAGAATAGGCTGGAATGGAAAATGCTGCAGCGACAGAGGGCCATCAGGCCctcttaatattaataaaaaataaccaatcgaaaagaattgttaagaaaactaaacctcgatttttttaataatgattggattaaataataaatacgcaagatgtgttcaaaataaaataaaaactagctCAAGCTCAAGGCaatcaggctcaagtagcaccgttgaccgtgtataaagctacggaaccctctcca
It encodes the following:
- the LOC134806748 gene encoding uncharacterized protein LOC134806748 — its product is MPTSAHKEEEIEDMYEQLDELLRSVKSEHNLYILGDFNAVVGDIKDGDVTGKWGLGNRNERGERLINFCKQYDLYITNTMFEMPKRRRYTWKMPGDIARFQIDYIIARTNSKKHIRSSHAYPGPNIDSDHNLVLAKCEIEWPKNHKNKTKKLININLERLKNLEYRKEYKETTDRILQEWPTPEGTLEGQWKTITKTIEKASSAVLGKTKRAPRKNWITQEILDLILLRNKYRDTPTEEGQNLYRKYKNRIQTLCVQQKEKWLDAQCSKIDFCMQRGFLERRYNLVKTLQGKKKTKSKVISNKEGKLLYDKEDVVGRWVEYIEELYEGTNLNGDILEEEEKVPDDSKGPNILWREFDSALEALADKKAPGKDNVPAELLKCCGPEAKNYLYNLISTIYDTGQVPEEFSTIKTITIPKKDILELSVADGSLLAGGGRSSSPSFGKLEREQPAALGVSREGPAW